The genomic interval CGGAATACTTCTTGGAAATATCATTCTCCATCATCATTCTCTTTTTCTGTGTATCTCGACGTTAGTTTTTCATATCTATCCCAGTACTCAGACTCGTTCACGAGCATGGGATTTGGTCCGGCACATGAAAGTAAATCCAAAGCTTCTTTAAGATCTGTTGCCATTTGTGAATCTACTACTGGCTCTTTTGTCTGTTTTTGGGACTGGTATTCGAGAAACTTTGCTTCGTGTTCGGGAATTCCAGTAACTTCTGAACAAAGTGGCTCAGAATCAAGTGTTTCCCTTAGCTCTTCCTCACCATAAATCTCGAACCAACATTCGCTCTCAGCATGATAGATAAGAAATCGTTCTTTACTCATGATTCACCCTCTTTCAATGTCGGGAAGATTCACCCAAATCACACAACCTTGCTTATGGTGATAATCTTTAGGTTCACGGAAATTCACCGGGTTTGACAGGATCCAAGCGTGTGGTTGTTTGTATTTCATTTCTCTACTAGCTGGAACGCAGTGCTTGTCGCGATTTTCTTCAAAATCCTGCGGTGTTAGGATTCGGGAGTCATCAATCACAACGGTCCCAATCCATTTCCCTTCACAAACGACACCTACCGTGCCGCGAATGTTGGTATTTGAAGACCTAATTTCCCACGTCTTCTTTCCTGAGAGAATTAGATCTGCCCAAGGTTGGCGAACTATGAAGCCTTTCACTCTGAGGTCCTTTCGGCTACCATTGTAAAGGTATAGTGGCCATCATTAGAGAGTCCGCAAAATTTTGATGGGGGAGAGTGTCCTATGATGGTAATAACATTCCCAGGATAACAGCTTCTAATTCTTTCCAGAGCTTCAGGCTCAGAAATAAAATTTCCTTCCTGATAGAATGCTGTTCCAATCTTATCAAGATGATCATATGTGACTTCTAAAGGTTGGTGGATACGATACGCTTGAATTATGTGTTCGCAAGCTTCAAGTTCGCGCCCGTCGCCCATCCTTCCAAATCTTTGCCCACAGACTTTGCAGTTTCCGTACATACTACCCCACCTTTCTTTGAGGAATAGCTTCGAATGACGCTTCAAATGGGACACTTGCTGCGCTTAAAATCGACTGTCCAATTCTTTGGAAAACTGACACAAATGGAGGAACAATGATGGCCTGTCCAAGAACTTCATGTCCAAATGTAAGTCCAAGACCCACAACCAATGATTCATCAACACCTTTTGCTCGCGCGTGTTCAAGGACTGTTGGAATTCTCAGAAGATCTGGTTTATCCGGATGTTTAATAAATGTGCCTGTGCTTTGTCTTTTGGTAAGAGATTTCGTCAAAGTGTTAAACTTCGTTGAATCAGCATCAACGATATTCATTTTGAAACCCTTACCAGCAGCTTTGTCAGTAATTTCTTTCGCCTTCAGGTAGGACATTTCACTCCACATTGAGCTTTCATTCGGTACACTCTCCATGATGTCGCCGACACACATTTGTTGCACATTCTTAGGTGTGATTCCTTCAAAGGAGAAAGACATCCCCTGAGTCACTGCAACCATACAAAGTCTTTTTCGATGTTCGATCATGCCCCAATCAGCAGCATTAAGAATTTCCTCGTGAACTTCGTATCCAAGATCTTTCAATTGGGTCCGGATGATACTCATTGAAGCGGAGCTTTGATAAGGAATGACATTCTCAAGAACGATTACCGCAGGGTTTGTCTTGGCAATCACTGCGAGCCAAGAAACAACCAAATGCCCAACGTCTGGATGCGCCTCAGGGTGAACAATCTTATTCTTCGCGCGACCAGCAACACTAGCGCCCGAGCAAGGAATGCCAGCAACTAGCACCTCTACTTCTGGAATTCTGGACATAATGTCTGAATCAAATACGAATTCCTGCAAAGGGGACGTGATAAGGATCGTTTCAGGCCCATAGGAATAGTTTCTCTCAGCTGCATGTTCCATACAGTCAGAGCGGATTTCATTCACAAAGGCTGTTTTTGTGCGAATCCCGGCCTCTTTTAAGCCTTGATGGGTGGCTAGATCAAGTACGCCAATACCGGATGCGACAGATCCGATCATCAAACTTTCGCCACCGCGAATACGACTAATCATGCGCGACATGCGCTTCATAGCGCGTATTTGGGAAGCGACTGGCAAAATAGTGATAACACTATCTTCAATTATAACGCGAACTGATTGGAGGCCTTTGAAGACCTTCAAAATCTCTTTTGAGTTCAGATCAATGACGGGAATTTCCTGATTTGACTTTGAAGTTTTTTTGGATACGACGCGAGCGCCGTCCTTTGAAATTACCAATCGCAAAAGGCATTTTTCCTCATCGACAGTCACATCGTATTTAACTTGCGGAGTAAAGCCAGCTCGGCGAGGCTGAGCCCCTTCAAGCCAAATTCTTGGGGAACCACGGTGACTTCCAATCTTTTTGATTTCATACCCTTTAAGAGAATTCATCATCAAACTCCAGCCTTTTGATTAAATAGCCTTCGTTAGTATATCATTTATTATTGATTAACCGCGAGGCCAAATACCATATTTCCCACATTGATACATGGTAAATACGGTAATATAGGTAGTTCTTACACGAATTGTCGATCAAGGGAATTAGATATGGAGAGAACGATGTGGACGAGGCCCGAATCAAAAGAATGGCTGGAAAAGTGTTTCCCAGCCAAATTTAAGGGCTTTTAAGATTGAAGTGAGTCTGTGATCGCCAGAGTTGCGTAAATATCTGCGGAATCAAGCAGGCAACGATAGACATTGTAGAATCTTGAGTCTTTCAAGTTCAGTAGGGTCGCCATATAGTACTCCAATGGCATAACCACAAGGGGTGCAACAATTCTTTCGCCTTCCACGATGTATTTGCCATCGTTCTTGGTTATGATCTTGATGTTTGCAGTAGCATCAGACATTTTTTGGATCTTTCCAAGAAGTCCAGTGCGATTAAGAATTCTCATGCCAACCTTTGCATTATCCCTCGTTAAAATGTCAGCTACGACAGCCATGTTTGCTTCAAACTCGTGTGCATTCTTTGATGTTCTGATCAGATTTTCGGCCTCGGTTATCTTCATACTATTCATTCCCTCTTTCTCGACTTCAAATTGTTATTCTGATGCTTTTACAAATTTGGAGAACTTCAACGAAAGTTTTTCGTAGGCATACTTTGCTCTCTTTTCTGCTGATTTTAGCATCTTGATCGCCTCCGTCTGTTCTGAGTCAGACATCAGGGAGCCCTTGATGGCAAGCTCCACTTGAGGGGATAGTTTCAGGAAATCCTCTAGTGCGTGAATGTTGCGTTTATATCCGGTGTTGATCTCTCCTTCCATATCGAAATTCGCAAGTATGGCATTTCCGACAGCATCGTTAAGCGCTCTTCTCACGTCAGTTTTCACTGGAGTTGCAGTTGTTTCCTTTCCTGGTTCACCTCCAATAAGATCCAACGTAAAGGAAAAATCTCGAATGGCCGCGACCACTGAAGTTCTTTCATCTGCTGAAATTTGAAGAGCATCAAATGAAACCTCGGAAGATTGTTCTACGGATCCACTTGCCATTGCTGAGTCAAAGTTCGCTACCAGGTTTGGTCCTTGCTTTGCAACAACTCCCATAACAGCGACAACAGCCGCTGTGGCAGCGATTGGTTTAACAACATCAATCAGTGTCAATTTGCCCGTATCGACAGAGTATCCTTCATCTTTTTTTACGATTCTGTATCGTAGCTTTGTTCCAGACATGTGAACTTTCAGTTTCTCAGCTACTCCAGTCGCGTAACAAATCTCTTTACCAGCGATTCGCCTATCAAGTCTGATAGCACTTTCATTAACGAACGAGGCGTTTCCTCTTGAAGGGTCGAATTCCGTTCTATCTAAACAACTCTCGGCAATTTTAATGAGATTGATATCCTTCCTTTCGATGAGCTCACTTTCAAAGGTACGATCAAGAAGTTGTTTAAAGTATCCATGTGGCCACAAAAGGATGATTTCATCAAAGCGATTTATTCCAAAAACACCTTCGTTTGTTGGGATAACCTTCACTACTTCCAAAACTTCTTGAGAATTCGATTTGGCGATTTCAAAAGCTTCATGATTTTGTTTTTTAAGAATTTTTAGAAGCTTTGCTTTTTTGGGAGATGAAATCCAAGATTCCACGGCTCGCTTTCGCCACGGCTCTTTATCTACTTGATCCTTCGAGCGCGCATACTCCAGGACATTGTTAAGATGTTCTGCCAGAAAGATACTTTGTTCAGGTTTTAGACCATCACCCTGTAAAGAGTTGAGAATCTTTTCGTAACCATCCACACCATCTTTCATGAATAACCTCCGGTTCGACCCAAGAGATAAATAGGGAAGTGGCGTAAAATGATGAAATTTCGTGATTTTCCTGACTTTGCGATCTTAGCGGTGCTCGCTGCGTCAAATGCGTACCCACTTTGTTCAAAAAACCACAGCCAAGATCAAAATTTTGCGGTATTGATCGGTTGAATCGAACATGAAAGCACTGTGATACCTATGAACAAGAGACATTTGCCCGATGTAGCCAATGAAACTCACCATGAAAATTACGCCCCTATTGACTGGGTAGGAATGGGCTCAATTGAGCTCCCAATAATGCTTCGTCAATCCGATGGGATCTACAGAATTCCAGCTCGCGTAGACGCCAAAGTAAGCTTAGATAAAACTCCGTCGCGCGGAATTCATATGTCTCGTCTCTATTTGATTACCCAAGAAATTTTATCGAAGAATGAAATTTCATTAAGTCTTCTTGGTAAAGTAACTGACGATTTTCTAAGTACTCATGAAGACTTGTCCACACAAGCCTTAGTTCAAGTTCAGTTCGAGTCTCCGCTCTTACGAAAGGCTTTAAAGAGTTCAAACCAAGCATGGCGTTCATATCCAGTAATCCTTTCCTCATTTAATAAAGAAAGGGAGAAGAGTTATTTCGTAGAAGCAGTAGTGACGTATTCAAGCACTTGCCCTGCTTCAGCAGCTTTATCTCGCCAACTGATTCAGGATGGGTTTAAACAACAGTTTGAAAATCACTCTTTAGATTATGATGTTATTCACTCTTGGTTAGGAACAACAAGGGGAATTGTTGCGACACCTCATGCTCAAAGAAGTTTCGCTCGTGTAAAAGTAGAAGTAAGTTCTAAATTCAACTACTCAGATTTGATTGATATGGTCGAAGAAGCTTTGCAAACTGCCGTTCAAGGAGCTGTAAAAAGAGAAGATGAACAAGAGTTCGCCCTTCGCAACGGACAGAATCTGATGTTTTGTGAGGATGCCGCTCGTCGTGTAAAGAAATCACTGGACGGGAATTTGGAAATCATAGACTACGTGGCTGAATTCAGCCACGTAGAAAGTTTACATCCTCACAATGCCGTTTCTCATATTTCGAAAGGAAAGAAACTAAGATCATTTTAAAGTTTTAGACAAATTTTTCATGAAATTCTCATAATCCAAAAGCTTTTGGAAAATTGGTTCCCTGATCTTATATGATTGATCTTTCTGAACACACTGACATCCGATTTGCCCATGAATAACCACAGGAGCTTTCAAATTAACAGTCATCTGAGTGAGATCGTTTGGCAGAGTCACAACTCCCCATGTAGGCATATCTTCGCTTATTTTCGGCGGTGTGGAAGGGGAGAAACCTAATGCTTTTGCATCATCTCCATAAGCGCCAATTATGAGATCTGGAAAATGAGTTCGGAGATTAATAAGAGGGAAAGCAATAGCCGACTTCTCACAACTTACTAGCCAGTGAAAGGTCTTCTCACCATCAGGTTTTACAATTGCGAATTTCTGACACTCTGGAAACCCAATCATTCCATTTTGAAAATGAATCACGGAAGAATCATCTATTTCAATTTCACCGAATCTTAGCGAATCAATTTTCATAAAAACTATCTCCTACTTCTTGTTATTTGAAGAAGAGAATTGATCATTGCATTGGTTATTCTTCTTACTGATTACAATCTGAGGAAACAGTATGACCTTAATGTCGAGATCTCTGAAGAGATCTGAACCGACCTTTATTTCAATATGAACTATAGAGAAAAATAGTGCTAAGGCCACGCATAATTCAATCATGATTGACTCCTCTTAATAAACTATTCAGGCATTTTATCAGTGCGAATCAACTCATCATATCGAGCAAAGCAGCAGGGCGATGAAGGGGTAATATTCTGAATGGTTCGAAACTGAGAGAGCTTTTCTTCGTCTTTTCTTCTAGCCGCCGCGATACTAAAGGAAATTGCTCCCAGAACAAAAACTGAAATAAAATAGATGTTCCCGAAATTTGCAAAAACCGACTCCAAAAATACCTCCTGGCTTGAGTGAAGAGACTGAAGGGAGTTGAACCCCCACCATTCCCGCTGACGGACATGACCCTGCCAACGAGCGCTCTGACCGTTAAGCTACAGCCTCAAGTTCAATATAACGGAAATGCAGTATAAAATGAAGTTATATAATTGAAATTTCAATGAATGTCTCAAAAAGTATCCATTATAGCTAATAATGTATATTATTTATATATTTATTGCTTTTAATAGGTATTTGAGTGACTATTTAATGCATATTGCGTTTTATCAATAGAGGTTCTTTATGTTCGGTTGGAATGACGAAGAAAACGAAACTGAAACCACTACAACTTACGAAGAAGTTGCCAAAGCACTTGAGAATAACCGTATGAGACTTACTTCGAGCGACTGGGAGATTGTTGTGCAAATCATGGTGGATCTGATCGACATGAAAATAGACGGTATGCACACTCGCGAGATCTCTGACAAATATGGGTTATCTATGAAAAAGACTCTTTATGTGATGAAAGAACTCTACGCCACAGAATATCTCAACGACGAAGAAACTCTAGCTCTGGATATGTGTTCCAATGACGGCAAAGACGGCTTTATGAAGCATACTTACTGGAGAATGTTGGACAAAATTAACAAGTAGTTATTCGGAGGCTCAATGAATAAAGAGAAGAATCTCAATGTGGATCTTAGCTTCCTTTTAGGAAAAACAATCATTTCTCACAAGTTAGTTGATCAAAAATCAAATCTTCTCTTGGTTGGCGACGACGGAATGCACTATTGGCTTGGCGGATTCAGTTCTGACGGCGGACACGTTCACCTTGAAGATATTAATGGCAATCTAGACGATTTGCTTAACTCACCAATTCTTCGTGCGGAAGAGAAGACTGTTCTTGTACCAGAAGATCAGAAAACACATCCAGGATATACAGAAGACTATTACTTCTACTATGAAATTTCGACGATTAAGGGATCGGTGCATATGCGGTTCTATGGAGAAGAAGGGGCGTATTACTCAGCTAGCGCTTGGTTTTATTACTGCATTCCACAAATGGAGAGTACGCATGAAAAACACTAGGGTAAAGCTAACTAGAGCACAAGCACATGTAATTTTAGACGCTGGAGACGTTCTTTTCTTCACAAATCACAGCGGCTCTTCATCTTACTATAAGCGAGAGAATGGAATGACCTCTCTTATTAATGCCAAGGTTTTCGAATCACTGAAAAAATTGGGTATGTTTAATGTCGTGAAGAACACACCAGAGAGATCTGATTACAATCTTTCAAACAAAGGTCTTCGAGTCCTAAATGATCTAAGAGATCAATCCTTAAAGAAAAGTGTGAAGCGATGAAGGCACGTCGACCAACGATCTACAGCAAAAGTAAAATCATTGACGTTTATGAATCTGGAATGTCCATCGATCAGGTCTGTAAGGAAATTGGGTGCTCCAAAACAACAGCATATAAAGCCTTAAAAGGCTATAGTTCACTTAAAAGAAGAGCCAACAAAAGAAGCCAATCAAACCTTAGGAGGTAGATTTCTTATGGCAAAACTAAAGATTTTCGGAACATCTTATCCTTTTGGCGATGACGATAACATCAATGGTTATTGCTATGTGGCCACAAGCTCGATGATCAAAGCTCAAATCCTTCTAGGAAATGCGAATGGCCCAGGTATGGATGGCGTTGTAATCTCTCAAGTGCGTGAGCGAGAATTAAGCACGCAGATGTACGGCGATCTAATCACAAATCCAGACAAAGTATTCAATCAAAAGGGATTAGAAGCAACAGGTGAAAAGTTTCTCGAAGCTCGAAATAAGCTTAAAAAAGCTATGGAGGAAAGAAAGAGTGCTCGAGGAAAACGTCACGCCGAAATAAAGAAGATAGCACAGTACCAATCCTCTTCTAATACCCATTTCGTCAAAAAGGGAGCTAAAACAACTGAAGAACAAGATTTGGTCGTAAAATTAGTCCTTGAAGACTTGAGGGCGGCTGGATTTGAAGATATCGCTTTCGCGGCCAGGGTAGGTGAAAAGAAGCCTCGAAAATTGTCGAAAACAAAGAATCCACAATCGCACAAAGACTTGAACCGCGCATACCTACAAGGGGTTGGATGGGCATTAGGTGTACTCGGCTCGTATAATGGAATGGGTGAACCAGATACTGCTAAAATGATTCTAAGTGAGGGAAACTATACCAGAGCAGATCTTGTTGAAGCCGGGGTTCCGGAGAATGACATCAACAAAATCTTCAGTGGAGAAGAAGACGGAAACGAGACTTAGTCCGTCTCATTACTACACATCTTTATAGGTTTCATAGTTTTACCATGTTAACCATGTTTTAATAAGGTAATGGATAACTTAAGATGAATGGCGACCAAATAAGTCCAGAAATAAAGTATATTTTGACGGAGATTCAAAAAGGGATCTTTCCGACAAGGATTAAAAAATCTCACGCCTCCCTGCGAGGATGGTATCGGGCCCGTCTTTATGTCGTTCGAGAAAAACTGAGAGTGGCGGATCCATCCAAATACCTCGACAAAATCGAAGAAATTTACAATGCATTCAATCGCAACTGTTTCGAAAATGGAGTCGTAGATGCAATCCAAAAGATGCAAACAAGTATCAGCCTTCTCATTGATCAACCTCCAGTAATTAAGCATGATTGCTCGTCAAGTTGTCACAAGTGCCACTGTTCAAGCTATCAACTATTTCATGGTGATGGCTGTACTTGCGGCGGAGTTTAACTCATTATCCGCGACGAACCCATTTATCGCATATGGAAGAAAGAATATTCACTTACAAAGAAGTTTGCGAAAGTGCCGTGAGAACGGGGCATAATCCATCTCCAAGGGATGCTAGATTTGGTATGCTATTTTCTGAGAGTACACACTTTGTACTAAAAGCTGTTCCTGTATCTCGCCTGCACTATATGGGCAGCTGGACTCCAGATCAGCCATTAAGATGTGGGGAGACCAATGCATACCAGGATGAAAATGGAAATCCAATCGATAGCGACGAATACTACGCCAGAAAATATGCGAAAGAATACAAAACTGGGTTAACTGCTGAACCAGTAATCTGTACATCAAGATTTGACCTTGCTGATGGTAGACATCGAACACGATCGGCTTATCTTCGAGGTGAAGAAATTATCCAAGCGTTTGTCGAAGTTTCAAAATAGGAGAAAGCGCGTGGAAGTCCTTCATTTTACCGAGATAATAGATGAAAATTCATTCAACAAACTAAAAGAGATCATCTTTGAAGCCGCAAGGCTTGCTAATTCCGCACAAAGTGGTCTTGCTGTTAGTATAAAGAGTGACGGAAGTCGCGTCACTAATGGCGATGTTGTCGTATCAGAGTTTTTAACAAAGAATCTAAAAAGAAACTTTCCAGATTACGACGTTTTCTCAGAAGAAAATTGTTTGGAGATTCCAACCAAGGCGAAGGTATTTATCATCGACCCAATTGATGGCACTGAGGAATATCTTCGTGGCTCTACTGATTGGACAATCGTCATTGGGCTTGTTCATGACAAAGTGCCTGTTGGTGGATTGGTTTATCATCCCGCGACGGATAGGTTGTATTTTGCTTTTCAAAACGGGGGAGCATTCATCCAGCACGGAACAGTAACTAAGAGGATAATAATCGAGCCAAGAAGACCTATCGAAGCGGTGCTTTCTAAAACTGACGCTGGAGAAAGAGAATTTCTGACATTGGCAAATATTGGAAATTACCAAACAATGGGCTCGTGCTCACTCAAAATATTGAGTGTTGCTGAGGGGACATTCGACATTTATCCAAATTTCAAACAACAATGCTCATGGTGGGACATAGTTGGGCCTGGCGTGATTCTTAGTGAATCTGGTGGATTCATACTATTCTCAAAAAGCATTCCTCTCTCCTTCGAAATACCAAAAATTCCCGCAAGATTATTAGTACTTGGAAGCAGAACAGAGAGTATTATGGGTAGTTTGTCTGCATTATTTTCTAGCCTATAAATTGCAAGTGGCTCATAACGAAACAACATAACGGACGATCTTTAAATACCATGTTTACCATGTTTTAATGTGGTAAGAGGTAAATTATGTCCGGAAAAATGTCACTTTCTTCAAAAATCGAAGACTTTGTATCTGGCTTAAATGAATCCTTTCGCCTTTCTGATATTTACAGGAAATTCCCTAATGAAAAGAAGACTACCATTCGCGGAAGAATTTATCGTGAACTGATCGGAAGAGGAGTTATCACTCGTATTTCTGATGGTTTATATGAATTCGCTGGAAACGATGGTCAAAGTGGTCTCGTAGTGCAAGGAAATGCCAGAGATCTATCGTCAATTCAGGATTCATCTATTTCTTTAATCATTGCCGACCACCCATATAAGATTCAAACTGGTCGAAACCGTGACTTCACCAAAGGCTATCAGGCATCACTATTCGAATACCAGCAAGACGACTTTAATGAAAAGTCTCGCGTGCTTTGCGAAGGGTGTTTCCTTGTTGAATTTCTTCCAGAAATGAAAGATGGGAATGCAGACTACATATCAAATATTATCCAAATGGCAAAAGGTGCAGGACTTCGTCTCTATGCAAGAGTACCTTGGTATAAAGCTGAAGTAAGAAATGGGAAGTTGATTGATCACTCGGCAAATGTTGGAAGAAAAGGTGTTATGGAAGATATCTACATCTTTTCAAAAGGTGCTCCTCGTAAATTGAGAATGCGAAATCAGGGCGGAGTGATTCGCTCTGAATCTGGCGCGAAGTCTATTCTTCCAGCTGTATTTATGGAAAAACCACTTCTAAGAAGTGAGAAATCTCATCAATCAGCAAAACCACCTCAACTAATTAGAAAACTAATTGATCTTTTCACATTAGAAATGGAAGTGGTTCTTGATCAATTTGCGGGATCATTTGTCGCATTCTGGGAAGCAATCGGAATGAAACGCAAAGCAATTGCAATTGAACTCTGTCAAGAATACATCGACACCAACTTCCTTGATTTACAAACGGAGGAAGCCGCGTGAGTGATCTTGTGAGAATATCTTTTACCGCGAGAAACCTGCATCTTATATCAATCGGTCTCAAAACTACCACACTAAGAAGCCCAGCGCAGGCCGCAAAGATAAATTTAAAGGTTGGGCATACGGGAGTTATGCAGATTCGCGGAGTAAGATACAGGGTAACCCACGTTGGCCTACTGAATGTTGATGAAGCAGGTGGTAGACGTTCAATTTGGAATTCTGAAGGGTTTGATTACACGGGCGAACCGATGTTTGCGCAAACTATGGAGTTTCTGGACGGCAATAGAAAATTGCACCTTTATCGCTTTGAAAGGATTTGGTAGTGCGAGCGCTCGTAAGTCTACATAGCAACAAGTTCTCATTGGATGTTAAAGAAGAAATAGAATCGGCTTTGTATTCCAAGCTCTTTGATCCGTACATTGATGGGTACGATCCTTTAGAATACTTCAAAACATATCTTCAGGATGCATATGTTGTTCTTATCGATGTTCGAGGACTTGTTGATTGTGGAAGAAACGTAAGAACGGAACTAATTCTTAAGGAATCAATGCGACTCCAAAAACAGATCGTCTTTTTTGATTCGCTGGGAAGCGAGTTAACCGAAGAGGAGTACGAAGATTTGCCAGAAATTAGGAATGAAATCTTCAGAAGTTTAAAGCCTGTAATTTATAGAAACATAAATGCAGCCGTAACTCATATAAAGATTAAAAGATAATAGGGGAGTTTTGTGATCAATTCAAATAGTGTGATTGACCCAGATTTGGAAGTCTCGAGTCCTCCAAGAAGTAAGTGGGAGTACCCTTATTCATATGACCCTTTCGTGATTTGGAGATCTGGAACTCAGGCCGCGCAACACACAGCCTATTCAGATCGCCTTCAGCGAGAAGATGCCTTCAATGAGGCTGCCAAAGTTGTTATGGGAAACCAATCCTTGGCTTTTGGAACGGACATGGATCCCGAAATCATCGAAAAAGTGATGCAGATGTATCTAAAGAAACCGTCGCTAAAGATCATTCGTGTTGTCGAGTACTGCAACCCTTCTTCTGGATCTCCATATTGGCGCCTGGATTATGTGACAAATGGGTGATTCCTTGAATTTTTCAAACAACCTGCGAATTCTTAAGGAACATCTTGAGAAGAATGGCCTCACTATTCCGCCTGATCATCATTTCGCCAGGGCATATGCTAAACCTGTCACCGGAGACTGGACGTGGAGCGTATTCGTTGTTTCAAAGAAGACAGGAAAGAGATTCATTCTTGGATCCGGTGATCCTTTAAAAACGCTCGCAAAAAAGAAGTGTGTGCTTGAGTTCACATGGGAAATAAAGGGCCACTACATCAATGTTGAAGACATTTCTCATCTTAAGAATGTCGATAGAAAAAAGTGTCTAAGCCTTATTCCAGCGGACATTTGAGGTGTCCTATGC from Bdellovibrio sp. BCCA carries:
- a CDS encoding ASCH domain-containing protein, which codes for MKGFIVRQPWADLILSGKKTWEIRSSNTNIRGTVGVVCEGKWIGTVVIDDSRILTPQDFEENRDKHCVPASREMKYKQPHAWILSNPVNFREPKDYHHKQGCVIWVNLPDIERG
- a CDS encoding DNA cytosine methyltransferase; amino-acid sequence: MNSLKGYEIKKIGSHRGSPRIWLEGAQPRRAGFTPQVKYDVTVDEEKCLLRLVISKDGARVVSKKTSKSNQEIPVIDLNSKEILKVFKGLQSVRVIIEDSVITILPVASQIRAMKRMSRMISRIRGGESLMIGSVASGIGVLDLATHQGLKEAGIRTKTAFVNEIRSDCMEHAAERNYSYGPETILITSPLQEFVFDSDIMSRIPEVEVLVAGIPCSGASVAGRAKNKIVHPEAHPDVGHLVVSWLAVIAKTNPAVIVLENVIPYQSSASMSIIRTQLKDLGYEVHEEILNAADWGMIEHRKRLCMVAVTQGMSFSFEGITPKNVQQMCVGDIMESVPNESSMWSEMSYLKAKEITDKAAGKGFKMNIVDADSTKFNTLTKSLTKRQSTGTFIKHPDKPDLLRIPTVLEHARAKGVDESLVVGLGLTFGHEVLGQAIIVPPFVSVFQRIGQSILSAASVPFEASFEAIPQRKVG
- the folE2 gene encoding GTP cyclohydrolase FolE2; the protein is MNKRHLPDVANETHHENYAPIDWVGMGSIELPIMLRQSDGIYRIPARVDAKVSLDKTPSRGIHMSRLYLITQEILSKNEISLSLLGKVTDDFLSTHEDLSTQALVQVQFESPLLRKALKSSNQAWRSYPVILSSFNKEREKSYFVEAVVTYSSTCPASAALSRQLIQDGFKQQFENHSLDYDVIHSWLGTTRGIVATPHAQRSFARVKVEVSSKFNYSDLIDMVEEALQTAVQGAVKREDEQEFALRNGQNLMFCEDAARRVKKSLDGNLEIIDYVAEFSHVESLHPHNAVSHISKGKKLRSF
- the fliW gene encoding flagellar assembly protein FliW, giving the protein MKIDSLRFGEIEIDDSSVIHFQNGMIGFPECQKFAIVKPDGEKTFHWLVSCEKSAIAFPLINLRTHFPDLIIGAYGDDAKALGFSPSTPPKISEDMPTWGVVTLPNDLTQMTVNLKAPVVIHGQIGCQCVQKDQSYKIREPIFQKLLDYENFMKNLSKTLK
- a CDS encoding DUF7448 domain-containing protein codes for the protein MNKEKNLNVDLSFLLGKTIISHKLVDQKSNLLLVGDDGMHYWLGGFSSDGGHVHLEDINGNLDDLLNSPILRAEEKTVLVPEDQKTHPGYTEDYYFYYEISTIKGSVHMRFYGEEGAYYSASAWFYYCIPQMESTHEKH
- a CDS encoding helix-turn-helix domain-containing protein; translated protein: MKARRPTIYSKSKIIDVYESGMSIDQVCKEIGCSKTTAYKALKGYSSLKRRANKRSQSNLRR
- a CDS encoding 3'(2'),5'-bisphosphate nucleotidase CysQ family protein codes for the protein MEVLHFTEIIDENSFNKLKEIIFEAARLANSAQSGLAVSIKSDGSRVTNGDVVVSEFLTKNLKRNFPDYDVFSEENCLEIPTKAKVFIIDPIDGTEEYLRGSTDWTIVIGLVHDKVPVGGLVYHPATDRLYFAFQNGGAFIQHGTVTKRIIIEPRRPIEAVLSKTDAGEREFLTLANIGNYQTMGSCSLKILSVAEGTFDIYPNFKQQCSWWDIVGPGVILSESGGFILFSKSIPLSFEIPKIPARLLVLGSRTESIMGSLSALFSSL
- a CDS encoding DNA methyltransferase, producing MSGKMSLSSKIEDFVSGLNESFRLSDIYRKFPNEKKTTIRGRIYRELIGRGVITRISDGLYEFAGNDGQSGLVVQGNARDLSSIQDSSISLIIADHPYKIQTGRNRDFTKGYQASLFEYQQDDFNEKSRVLCEGCFLVEFLPEMKDGNADYISNIIQMAKGAGLRLYARVPWYKAEVRNGKLIDHSANVGRKGVMEDIYIFSKGAPRKLRMRNQGGVIRSESGAKSILPAVFMEKPLLRSEKSHQSAKPPQLIRKLIDLFTLEMEVVLDQFAGSFVAFWEAIGMKRKAIAIELCQEYIDTNFLDLQTEEAA